One window of the Colletotrichum destructivum chromosome 4, complete sequence genome contains the following:
- a CDS encoding Putative fatty acid hydroxylase codes for MEHLHSFYDALPSASPRAWGPAELSIVLPLAIHWAVALMYESFDAFGLFQQYRLLQPDEYRKNKVTKLEVVRGVLVNQAIIVVVGWIGLALEPGLNDQKPGDPFGITQEAVRAITDSKDVAQSPVLTSLAHSILAAARIVAALFVYDTWQYWVHLALHMRWAYSQFASRFCRLINHLLRGREHFDADWRTPGHSERIHIWHHLLNAPWSYAATYVHPFESFLLDALGPAFTCVFVGLTAWERVAVFTLSVLKTLDDHSGYRFPWDPIIFIGGLTGSDIVYHTVHHQSWGVKSNYALWFTFWDRMMGTIYNGPKSLNLTPQFAEFRAVRKIAKTEHVE; via the exons ATGGAACATCTACACAGCTTCTACGACGCCCTCCCCAGCGCCAGCCCAAGGGCCTGGGGTCCGGCCGAGCTTTCAATCGTGCTCCCACTCGCGATCCACTGGGCGGTGGCGCTCATGTACGAGTCCTTCGACGCCTTTGGGTTGTTCCAGCAGTACCGGCTGCTGCAGCCCGACGAGTACCGGAAGAACAAGGTAACAAAGCTCGAGGTTGTGCGCGGCGTGCTGGTGAAccaggccatcatcgtcgtcgtcggctggatcggcctcgccctcgaacCGGGTCTCAACGATCAGAAGCCTGGCGACCCGTTCGGCATCACACAGGAGGCCGTCAGGGCCATCACCGACAGCAAGGACGTCGCGCAATCGCCGGTACTGACATCTCTCGCGCATtccatcctcgccgcggcgCGCATCGTTGCAGCCTTGTTCGTCTACGACACGTGGCAGTACTGGGTGCACCTCGCGTTGCACATGAGATGGGCATACAGTCAGTTCGCCTCTCGTTTTTGTCGTCTGATTAACCACCTCCTCAGGGGAAGGGAACACTTTGATGCTGACTGGCGTACACCCGGTCATTCAGAAAGGATTCATATATGGCACCATCTGTTGAATGCGCCGTGGTCGTACGCGGCGACCTACGTCCACCCGTTCGAAagcttcctcctcgacgccctcggccccgcCTTTACGTGTGTGTTCGTCGGCCTCACCGCGTGGGAGCGCGTGGCAGTTTTCACGCTCAGCGTGCTCAAGACGCTCGATGACCACTCGGGCTATCGTTTCCCCTGGGAccccatcatcttcatcggGGGCTTGACGGGCAGCGACATCGTCTACCACACGGTCCACCACCAGTCGTGGGGAGTCAAG TCGAACTACGCGCTCTGGTTCACCTTCTGGGACCGCATGATGG